From the genome of Lotus japonicus ecotype B-129 chromosome 6, LjGifu_v1.2, one region includes:
- the LOC130725487 gene encoding uncharacterized protein LOC130725487, with protein MMLDELVNLDEERVLALDVLTRQKDRIAKAYNKKVKNRSFVTGDYVWKVILPTDKKDRAYGKWAPNWEGPFKVKKVLSNNAYVIKELSGQRQFVTINDKYLKAYKQMLHEVTIE; from the coding sequence ATGATGCTAGACGAATTGGtaaatctcgacgaagaaagagtCTTGGCGTTAGATGTCTTAAcgaggcaaaaggatcgcatagctaaagcatacaacaaGAAGGTTAAAAATCGATCTTTTGTCACAGGGGACTACGTGTGGAAAGTTATCCTCCCAACTGACAAGAAAGATAGGGCCTACGGAAAATGGGCCCCCAATTGGGAAGGGCCGTTTAAAGTCAAGAAAGTACTATCTAATAATGCCTACGTGATTAAAGAATTAAGCGGTCAACGTCAATTTGTTACAATAAATGACAAGTACCTAAAAGCGTATAAGCAAATGCTGCATGAAGTCACAATCGAATAA
- the LOC130726862 gene encoding histone H3-like centromeric protein CENH3 has product MARIKHVPAARRTARKKAPTAAAPSTSATPQQTQSPGRRERSREQQREPQSPGTQGKKKRRNRPGTVALREIRRYQKSVDLLIPAAPFLRLVRETTRQLSFEVSRWTAEAVVALQEAAEDYLVTMFEDGMLCAIHAKRVTLMKKDIELARRLRGIGRPW; this is encoded by the exons ATGGCGAGAATCAAGCACGTTCCTGCTGCTCGTAGAACCG CTCGAAAGAAAGCACCAACCGCAGCAGCACCATCCACATCTGCAACACCACAACAAACCCAATCA CCTGGTCGTCGAGAGAGGAGTAGAGAACAACAACGGGAACCGCAGT CACCTGGGACTcaggggaagaagaagaggcgCAATAGGCCGGGAACGGTGGCGCTTCGTGAGATCAGGCGTTATCAGAAGAGTGTAGACTTGCTTATCCCTGCTGCCCCCTTTCTGAGATTG GTTAGAGAGACTACACGTCAGTTATCTTTTGAGGTTTCTCGCTGGACAGCTGAAGCTGTGGTGGCTCTGCAGGAG GCAGCGGAGGACTATCTTGTTACTATGTTTGAAGATGGAATGCTCTGCGCAATTCATGCAAAGCGCGTTACCCTTA TGAAAAAGGATATTGAGTTGGCCCGTCGGCTTCGAGGAATAGGAAGGCCTTGGTGA
- the LOC130724337 gene encoding tetraspanin-8-like, giving the protein MVRLSNNLIGLLNFLTLLLSIPILVTGVWLSKQPGTDCERWLERPIIALGVFLLLVSLAGLVGACCRVSWLLWVYLLVMFLLIVLVFAFTIFAFAVTNKGAGEALSGRGYREYRLGDYSNWLQKRVNSTGNWNRIRSCLGSGKLCSEFRNRFVNDTAEQFYAENLSALQSGCCKPSNDCGFTYQGPSVWNKTEGVNYSNPDCHAWDNDPNVLCFNCQSCKAGLLQNIKTDWKKVAVVNVIFLVFLIIVYSIGCCAFRNNRNDNWKR; this is encoded by the exons ATGGTTCGTCTCAGCAACAACCTCATCGGCCTCCTGAACTTCCTCACACTCCTCCTCTCCATTCCCATTCTCGTCACCGGCGTCTGGCTCAGCAAGCAACCCGGCACCGACTGCGAGCGCTGGCTGGAGCGTCCCATCATCGCGCTCGGTgtcttcctcctcctcgtcTCCCTCGCCGGTCTCGTCGGCGCGTGCTGCCGCGTCTCATGGCTCCTCTGGGTCTACCTCCTCGTCATGTTCCTCCTCATCGTCCTCGTCTTCGCATTCACCATCTTCGCGTTTGCTGTTACCAACAAGGGTGCTGGTGAAGCGCTTTCTGGTAGAGGTTATAGGGAGTATAGGCTTGGAGATTACTCGAACTGGTTGCAGAAGAGGGTGAATAGTACTGGAAACTGGAACAGGATAAGGAGTTGTCTTGGGTCGGGGAAGCTTTGCTCTGAGTTTCGGAACCGGTTTGTTAACGACACTGCGGAGCAGTTCTATGCTGAGAACTTGTCTGCTCTTCAG TCTGGGTGTTGTAAACCATCAAACGACTGTGGATTTACATACCAGGGCCCATCTGTGTGGAATAAGACAGAAGGTGTAAACTATTCAAACCCAGACTGTCATGCTTGGGATAATGACCCCAATGTTCTGTGCTTCAATTGCCAATCTTGCAAGGCTGGATTACTGCAGAACATTAAGACTGATTGGAAGAAGGTGGCTGTTGTGAACGTCATATTTCTCGTTTTCCTGATTATCGTCTACTCCATCGGTTGTTGCGCCTTCCGGAATAACAGGAATGACAATTGGAAGCGGTAG